The segment ATATCCGCAGATGACAAATACATAGTAACAGGTTCAGGCGAGAAAAAAGCAACGGTGTATGAggtgatattttaaatatggatTTCCGGAGGGactcaaaaattacaaacttacatatgtttttttgaattaaaatttatttctaatgtTGATTGGGCAACATTGAGACTTTTATCAAAGAGAAGGAACTTTCTCAGCACATCGAAGTAGATTGTAAAGTCTAAATTTGTACATGACATGTAAtaagaaagtgaaaataaatttattgagacAGTTTCGTTGTTTTcatgtgtaaaatttttaaaaggcaTCCTATTGTTCTGGCAACTGGATGTGATATTTGCCGAAACCCCTATTCACTTAATACCCTGAGATTTCATGTATAACTTACGCCGACACGGAACTGCCCCTGAGGGATAAAAGCACTGGTGTTGGGAGAGGCTCCAGTGTAAGCTAAGTATCACCAGTTTGGCGAATTTAACCGCTTATAACAGGACCCCTGTAGCGTAAAAAAGTAGGAAATGTATCCTCTCTTAGTGCGtctaaaaattcttattttataataatataggGTACCAGGGCGAATACCAGCGTCTGCTATTTCAAAGAGGATATTCTATAAAAACAGCTTGGAAATAACTgcgttaaaaatgatttttttaaaacattaattcatttcataatttcaattatttcagaGATAGAAATAGTGGTGCCTtccttttaaaacaaaaactatgTACAATGGGGAGATGAAATGACAAAATAATCAtattaagattttattttataaaagtatattttaatgtaacaaataataataacatttgaTATCAAAAAGACACCTATTTTGATTTaacttaattataaattaatgaaacctCTCATACCGAAACATCAGTCGATTCGTGGTCAAGTATATTCGCGGATTATGGAACATGTAAGACtggtttttaataacaatttgtaaataaaaatgcagTACTACAAAATAATACAGTTTCAAACGCTCAATCCTTACAATATCAAGAACAAAACGTTTAGCATAGTCTTAATTAATTGAATACCCTGTACAATTCCGCAATAACTACCATACCCTTAACGTATTGGGTAACAAACACAAAACACACAATTACATCTCAGACACAGGCAATCTAAATTAGTCTTCAATAATGGACAACTGCTTGTTAAATTACCTTCTAGACTTAGTGGGAACAAAAGCCAAAATATCTCGCTTTAACATGTTTAGGGGTTCTTTTGATTTAGAAATATTGGTGTCCCCAATTTTACCTTCTTTTAATTCGGCTTTTTGATCTCCGTCACTTATATGTTGGGCTTGATTAATACTGGAAGCAGCTAAAGGTAACGGAAGcatgtttttgagatactcCCGATTTATATTGCCACTATTATTGGTCATTTTTAATGGGTTATTTGTTGATTGTTCCAAGTTCttcgatttttgtttattattcccTGGATTTTCAATTACAGAATCTCCGGCATTGTCCTTGTTTGGATtatttttcgtcattttatcaacatttacattagtaagatttatttttgcacTTAACATATTGTTCATAAGTTTCAATTCTTGAATCTTGGCTGGCGATTTCATCTCAGAACTGTTTTTCTGACTATCTACATTTGCATCAAGCTTCTTCAGCACATCTTTTTCTAACTTGGCCacaatttgttcattttgctTCATATCACCACTGATCTTCTCTATGGCTTTTAAAGCAATGCTCTCAATCTCTTTTACAGCCTGTATTTCAGCTTCCAGTTTCTCTTcatgttcttttttttcttgttgctTTTCAATCACTTCAATCAACTTCTTCTGTTGTTTGACAATTTCTTGCTGAACctcgttttgtttttgaattttgtcaaTCAGAAGTTTATGCTCTTTTAGGTGGGTATCTTTATCTTCAGAATCTTGCTCCAGAAGAGCCTCTTTgtcttctttttttattgcttcaaTATCCACATTATCACTGTTTTTTACCTCCTTGAATgcctctttttcttttttatcaccaATGTTCGattttaacaacaaattaCTGTTGGCATTTTCAATCTTTGGCTTGTCTTGCAAATCCAGTTGAGACTCTAATGGCTCTATTGGCTGTGGTGGCTCATGTCTGACTTCTGAACCACCTACTGGCGTTACAATAGAGTTATTAAATGCCTCtagttctttaatattttcatttaatttttcataatcttTTTCAGGAgatgaagagaaaattttaataggtgATATGTGAGTTTTACTTAAATGATGTAGGTTTTCATATGTGGCCAAAACCATAAGTGTGAAcccaacaaataaaataaatttagcaaGCAGCCTTTCATTAGTGTTTCTTTGTGAGATGGATATGAAACATATAACTGGGAATAAAACACAAATCATAATTCCTATTGACGAGCCTACTAAAGCTAAAACAAATTCAATGTTTGGTATTAAAATTCCTATTACTAAGGAGACAAAAACTATTATCAAGGTAAGGCCTTTGAATCTAGCCTCTGGGATATAGTCAATAGTGCCTTCCAAAATTCCTTGCTTATATATGAGAGAATTCAAGCTAGCTCTACATGGAAATATCACCAATGGGAAGCTAAATGCTACAGAAAGTATAAAACCCATTTTAATGATATTCGTTAAAAGAGAAGGGCtgaagctcaataaaatgTTACCACTAAAATCAGTACTAACAAAGGCAATATAGCCAAACAGGCCCACTAAAAGGTAAACAACAGTACAAATATTTACAGCACTATTAATAACttgattcattttttctaaacttGGATTCTGAACTATGTGATAAATTTCAAACAGTTGGGTTTGACAAGACAGCGcagtggaaaaaattggtagGGACTGCAAAATACCAGAAGGTCTCCaaaattccacatttttaaCCCAATCTCCATAAAGGACATGAGGAATTGCATCAATAACTATTTTTACtacaaagcaaaaataaaacccAATTGTCGCCTTTGTAACTCCAGCTAAACTGTctatatttctcaaaaacccCAAAGgcaaaacacaaaataatgTCAGCACTATCAGAATAAACACTCTCATAGTTTTTGAAGTACCTTCTCTGATGATCCCCGACACCAATTCTGGTCCCAAATCTCCCATTACAACAAAAAAGGCAATACATGTTCCTATTAAAAAACCAATAATACCAATTTCAATGGTGAATTTGCCAGGGCTTCCAAATATATAATATGCTAAATACTCAAAGTTCTTCCTGCGGGCTATTATGGCAGACTTTATCAAGAAGTGGCATGATAGTCTGGAGATCACACTCGTTAGTAGAAGTAGTACGATTGCCAGAAGGATTCCACATTGTTTAAAACAATATGGCATTGCCAAAATGCTTACTCCAATTATGCTGTTTGCCAAGGTTAGGACGTAACGGCTGTGGGGTTCCATGTTAATAACTCTACTAATTTGTAGTAGGCATCACTGGTTGATGAAATAGACGTAACAATATTATCACATCTTTATTATAGAGGGAAATTTACCTTGgcatttttaaacatttggaTTTTCTATAGTAgcgcaaaaatttaaaactgaaacaccataacaaaaatgaataaatacaATTTGACTTTGACATCTGTGTCAAGTATTTGATggatagaattaaaaattaacatttgcgCTGTTGTATCgtcattattaattattaataaaattgctgaGCAAAGGAAGAAGACTGTCGTCGTCAATGACTACTTcaattgaagtaaaaaaacTGCTACGTTGTCTTTAACCAATATGTTCGGTAGGTTAAGAAtgattgaataaaatttacaatatataaattttttactgcCAATCGATTTACTTCACATTTGCTCACAAACTAAGAgtaattaaatgaaacaacAAATATCATTTGCTCATGGCAGGACCGGGCAATCAGGCAATTAGCTTTcgtattacattaaaaaaaaaacgatacgTTAAATTTACGTATATTATCATTCTAGAGTTAAtattattgacaaaaaaatatttttaatacatttatattattGACATCAATGTAGTTTAAGTTTAACTAGAATCGTTTTGTTCATTATAGTTCACATTATGTTAAAGTTGATAATCGAAAACCTTCATATCTTGAAGATCTGTCAACCTTACCGTTGTCAACAGAGTCAGATCATGGCTTCAATGTCATAAATGTCATGTCTTCATTGTAGTTTCCATGGGTATCATCAAAGCAGTAACTCTACAATTTTTGTAGATTTGTGTTTCAAGACTCAAGTACACTTTTGTCGACCTTGATTCGAGTTTGGtagataattttcataatattttgaaCAAGTAGAATTCGTGCCATCGTATCTCCAAGACTTGGCAACCCCGTACGCCGATTCCTTTATCGtttactgaaataaaaaaataatagtgttCACGTACGAAGCTATTTACCAAATTTTGGGCCGAAATCGGccctaataatatttttttaaacttaaatactCAATTCCGCAACTTAATAATGACTTAAAATTAGTTGAAAGCCTCTTTTTAATTAGATAAAATAACAGTTCGTTGTCGTATGGGCGGGTTCGGAAACGGTAGATGTCGATATTCTCTCGTTGTTTATAGCCGACGTTCCTtcttttgaactttttgatGTGCACTTCCTCATTCAGTTTGTAGTGATTTCTTCAACAATTTCATTTGAGGGCAATTAAGTGTCCTTGCaccacatattaaaaataaatagg is part of the Euwallacea fornicatus isolate EFF26 chromosome 8, ASM4011564v1, whole genome shotgun sequence genome and harbors:
- the LOC136340695 gene encoding putative sodium-coupled neutral amino acid transporter 10, giving the protein MEPHSRYVLTLANSIIGVSILAMPYCFKQCGILLAIVLLLLTSVISRLSCHFLIKSAIIARRKNFEYLAYYIFGSPGKFTIEIGIIGFLIGTCIAFFVVMGDLGPELVSGIIREGTSKTMRVFILIVLTLFCVLPLGFLRNIDSLAGVTKATIGFYFCFVVKIVIDAIPHVLYGDWVKNVEFWRPSGILQSLPIFSTALSCQTQLFEIYHIVQNPSLEKMNQVINSAVNICTVVYLLVGLFGYIAFVSTDFSGNILLSFSPSLLTNIIKMGFILSVAFSFPLVIFPCRASLNSLIYKQGILEGTIDYIPEARFKGLTLIIVFVSLVIGILIPNIEFVLALVGSSIGIMICVLFPVICFISISQRNTNERLLAKFILFVGFTLMVLATYENLHHLSKTHISPIKIFSSSPEKDYEKLNENIKELEAFNNSIVTPVGGSEVRHEPPQPIEPLESQLDLQDKPKIENANSNLLLKSNIGDKKEKEAFKEVKNSDNVDIEAIKKEDKEALLEQDSEDKDTHLKEHKLLIDKIQKQNEVQQEIVKQQKKLIEVIEKQQEKKEHEEKLEAEIQAVKEIESIALKAIEKISGDMKQNEQIVAKLEKDVLKKLDANVDSQKNSSEMKSPAKIQELKLMNNMLSAKINLTNVNVDKMTKNNPNKDNAGDSVIENPGNNKQKSKNLEQSTNNPLKMTNNSGNINREYLKNMLPLPLAASSINQAQHISDGDQKAELKEGKIGDTNISKSKEPLNMLKRDILAFVPTKSRR